In the genome of Populus alba chromosome 11, ASM523922v2, whole genome shotgun sequence, one region contains:
- the LOC118040832 gene encoding monolignol oxidoreductase AtBBE-like 13 yields MGGLISGGGYGAMLRKYGLAADNVVDVHIIDVHGRLLDRKAMGEDLFWAIRGGAGGSFGIVTAWKVKLVPVPSAVTVFTVTKTLEQGATKLLYRWQQIADQLDKDLFIRVQIQTANVSSHGKRTITTSYNALFLGDANRLLQVMKHSFPGLGLTRQDCIETNWINSTVYMAGLSTNTSPEFFLQRTNPDRAYFKGNSDYARKPIPEKALEGLWEKLFEAESPLVVFTPYGGMMNRISESQTPFPHRKGTKFMILYWSSWQDATENVAEHINWTRRVYSYMTPYVSKNPREAYVNYRDLDLGMNRNSNTSFVEASVFGTKYFKDNFYRLVHVKTKVDPENFFRHEQSIPPLPLHMR; encoded by the coding sequence ATGGGCGGGCTAATTTCAGGAGGTGGATATGGTGCCATGTTGCGAAAATATGGCCTTGCAGCCGACAATGTCGTTGATGTTCATATAATTGATGTTCATGGAAGACTTCTAGACCGAAAAGCCATGGGAGAAGATCTTTTTTGGGCCATCAGAGGAGGCGCAGGTGGCAGCTTCGGAATCGTCACCGCCTGGAAGGTAAAATTAGTTCCTGTACCATCAGCTGTGACAGTATTTACCGTTACCAAGACGTTAGAACAAGGTGCAACTAAACTCCTCTATAGATGGCAACAAATTGCTGATCAACTAGACAAGGATCTTTTCATCAGAGTTCAAATTCAGACAGCTAATGTCAGTAGCCACGGTAAAAGAACTATCACCACCTCTTACAATGCCCTGTTTCTTGGTGACGCCAACAGGCTTCTCCAGGTAATGAAACACAGCTTCCCTGGATTGGGTTTGACACGACAGGATTGTATCGAAACAAACTGGATCAATTCTACTGTATATATGGCAGGCTTGAGTACCAATACTTCTCCTGAATTTTTCCTTCAAAGAACGAACCCGGACAGGGCCTACTTCAAAGGCAACTCTGACTATGCCAGAAAACCCATACCTgaaaaggcacttgaagggttaTGGGAGAAGTTATTTGAAGCAGAGAGTCCTCTAGTAGTGTTCACTCCTTACGGTGGAATGATGAACCGAATTTCAGAATCTCAGACTCCTTTTCCTCATAGAAAAGGTACCAAGTTCATGATCCTTTACTGGTCCAGCTGGCAAGATGCAACGGAAAACGTTGCAGAGCATATAAATTGGACTAGGAGGGTTTACAGTTACATGACACCTTATGTCTCAAAGAATCCTAGGGAAGCATATGTGAATTACAGGGATCTTGATTTGGGCATGAACAGAAATTCTAACACAAGTTTTGTTGAAGCGAGTGTTTTTGGTACTAAGTACTTCAAGGATAACTTCTACAGGTTGGTGCATGTGAAGACCAAAGTTGATCCTGAAAATTTCTTCAGGCACGAACAAAGCATTCCACCACTTCCACTGCACATGAGATAA
- the LOC118040820 gene encoding monolignol oxidoreductase AtBBE-like 13, translating to MVPSSSSILSILLVLLLSPFIVSHALQDRFLKCLSRTSESSFPFSTVLCAPKNSSFNSVLQSSAQNLRFTLPSVPKPEFIFTPLQESHIQAVVICSKKLGIHLRVRSGGHDFEGLSYVSEIESPFIVVDLAKLRSISVDIEHNSAWVQVGATNGELYYRISEKSKTHGFPSGTCPTVCMGGLISGGGYGAMLRKYGLAADNVVDVHIIDVHGRLLDRKAMGEDLFWAIRGGAGGSFGIVTAWKVKLVPVPSAVTVFTVTKTLEQGATKLLYRWQQIADQLDKDLFIRVQIQTANVSSHGKRTITTSYNALFLGDANRLLQVMKHSFPELGLTRQDCIETNWINSTVYMAGLSNNTSPEFFLQRTNPDRAYFKGKSDYARKPIPEKALEGLWEKLFEAESPLVVFTPYGGMMNQISESQTPFPHRKGTKFMILYWSSWQDATENVAKHIDWTRKVYSYMTPYVSKNPREAYVNYRDLDLGMNRNSNTSFVEASVFGTKYFKDNFYRLVHVKTKVDPENFFRHEQSIPPLPLHMR from the coding sequence ATGGTGCCTTCAAGTTCTTCCATACTTTCAATACTTCTGGTCCTACTCCTATCTCCCTTTATAGTTTCACATGCACTTCAGGATAGGTTTCTGAAATGTCTCTCAAGAACTTCAGAAtcatcctttcctttttctacTGTCTTGTGTGCTCCAAAAAACTCTTCCTTCAATAGTgttttacaatcttctgctcaaaACCTCAGGTTCACCTTGCCTTCAGTACCGAAACCTGAGTTTATCTTCACTCCTTTACAAGAATCTCACATCCAAGCTGTTGTCATTTGCTCTAAGAAGCTTGGAATTCACCTTAGAGTCCGTAGTGGAGGCCATGATTTTGAGGGACTCTCTTATGTTTCAGAGATTGAGTCACCTTTCATTGTTGTGGACCTTGCCAAGCTCCGGTCCATCAGCGTTGATATTGAGCACAACAGCGCGTGGGTTCAGGTGGGTGCCACGAATGGTGAACTTTACTACAGAATTTCTGAGAAAAGCAAAACTCATGGCTTCCCATCTGGCACTTGCCCAACTGTATGTATGGGCGGGCTAATTTCAGGAGGTGGATATGGTGCCATGTTGCGAAAATATGGCCTTGCAGCCGACAATGTCGTTGATGTTCATATAATTGATGTTCATGGAAGACTTCTAGACCGAAAAGCCATGGGAGAAGATCTTTTTTGGGCCATCAGAGGAGGCGCAGGTGGCAGCTTCGGAATCGTCACCGCCTGGAAGGTAAAATTAGTTCCTGTACCATCAGCTGTGACAGTATTTACCGTTACCAAGACGTTAGAACAAGGTGCAACTAAACTCCTCTATAGATGGCAACAAATTGCTGATCAACTAGACAAGGATCTTTTCATCAGAGTTCAAATTCAGACAGCTAATGTCAGTAGCCACGGTAAAAGAACTATCACCACCTCTTACAATGCCCTGTTTCTTGGTGACGCCAACAGGCTTCTCCAGGTAATGAAACACAGCTTCCCTGAATTGGGTTTGACACGACAGGATTGTATCGAAACAAACTGGATCAATTCTACTGTATATATGGCAGGCTTGAGTAACAATACTTCTCCTGAATTTTTCCTTCAAAGAACGAACCCGGACAGGGCCTACTTCAAAGGCAAATCTGACTATGCCAGAAAACCCATACCTgaaaaggcacttgaagggttaTGGGAGAAGTTATTTGAAGCAGAGAGTCCTCTAGTAGTGTTCACTCCTTATGGTGGAATGATGAACCAAATTTCAGAATCTCAGACTCCTTTCCCTCATAGAAAAGGTACCAAGTTCATGATCCTTTACTGGTCCAGTTGGCAAGATGCAACGGAAAACGTTGCAAAGCATATAGATTGGACTAGGAAGGTTTACAGCTACATGACACCTTATGTCTCAAAGAATCCTAGGGAAGCATATGTGAATTACAGGGATCTTGATTTGGGCATGAACAGAAATTCTAACACAAGTTTTGTTGAAGCGAGTGTTTTTGGTACCAAGTACTTCAAGGATAACTTCTACAGGTTGGTGCATGTGAAGACCAAAGTTGATCCTGAAAATTTCTTCAGGCACGAACAAAGCATCCCACCACTTCCACTGCACATGAGATAA